A stretch of the Lepidochelys kempii isolate rLepKem1 chromosome 15, rLepKem1.hap2, whole genome shotgun sequence genome encodes the following:
- the LRRC74B gene encoding leucine-rich repeat-containing protein 74B isoform X1 — MLPVPVRRERGPAPAAVVGVRPPSRPRAELRRGSVRSAASCGATVPRSVCERAVHQERDACNRTNTPDDSEGNESEEKADEDSEREEEWDTDLEIEETKEPFDPTGRTRYIAACQLYRVVPISYFLRHMKDSELIMKHHGLGTQGAKALSLSLMTNTSIVKLNLSDNWLDGEGAAAVAEMLKENCYISDVDLSDNRLGVKGAEALSAMLLENTTVLTLKLSGNEFDDHAAKYLSDALPANNKMESLDLSHNMLGDTSGEVLGMAIAENSGLKELNISWNYFRSQGAAALARGFEANMFLRVLDLSYNGFSNNGAAALGEALKVNNVLEELNISNNRISLEGALRFAVGLKENQTLKRLNMARNPMQSEGCFGILKSIQANSGAVVEILDFSDIPVNKDFADLCDAVKMLLPNFQIRYGGNATLHKKDQPKVSQEFS, encoded by the exons ATGCTGCCAGTGCCGGTGCGGAGAGAGCGGGGCCCGGCGCCCGCGGCGGTTGTTGGGGTCCGGCCACCCAGCCGGCCCCGGGCGGAGCTCCGCCGCGGCAGCGTGCGTTCCGCCGCCTCCTGCGGCGCG ACTGTCCCCAGGTCCGTTTGTGAGCGCGCTGTGCACCAGGAAAGAGATGCTTGTAACAGAACAAACACACCGGATGATTCGGAGGGGAATGAGAGTGAGGAGAAGGCTGATGAAGATAGCGAGAGGGAGGAAGAGTGGGATACTGACCTTGAAATAGAAG AAACCAAGGAACCTTTTGACCCAACTGGAAGGACCAGATACATAGCAGCCTGCCAACTATATAGAGTGGTACCCATATCCTATTTCCTGCGTCACATGAAGGACTCTGAACTGATTATGAAGCACCATGGACTTGGCACACAG GGTGCCAAAGCTTTATCTCTTTCCTTGATGACCAACACCTCCATCGTAAAGTTAAACCTGAGTGATAATTGGCTGGATGGAGAAGGGGCAGCTGCAGTTGCAGAGATGTTAAAAGAAAACTGTTACATTTCAG atgttgaTTTATCTGACAACAGACTTGGAGTTAAAGGAGCCGAGGCCCTTTCTGCTATGCTTCTGGAGAATACTACAGTTCTTACCCTTAAACTTTCAGGAAATGAGTTTGATGACCATGCAGCTAAGTACCTATCTGATGCCCTCCCGGCTAACAATAAAATGGAATCTCTGGATCTGAGTCACAACATGCTTGGTGACACATCAG GTGAGGTTCTTGGAATGGCAATAGCAGAAAACTCTGGACTAAAGGAGCTTAATATCAGCTGGAACTACTTCCGTAGCCAAGGAGCAGCTGCCTTAGCCAGAGGCTTCGAG GCAAACATGTTTCTCAGAGTTCTGGACCTTTCCTACAATGGCTTCAGCAACAACGGAGCAGCTGCTCTGGGGGAGGCCCTTAAAGTCAACAATGTGCTGGAAGAGCTCAACATTAG CAATAACCGCATTTCATTGGAAGGAGCTCTGCGGTTTGCAGTAGGCCTGAAAGAAAACCAGACTCTGAAGAGACTTAAT ATGGCCAGAAATCCCATGCAGAGTGAAGGCTGCTTTGGGATTCTCAAATCTATACAAGCAAATTCTGGTGCCGTGGTAGAAATCTTGGACTTCTCA GACATCCCTGTGAACAAAGACTTTGCAGACCTGTGTGATGCTGTGAAAATGCTTTTGCCAAATTTTCAGATCAGATATGGTGGAAATGCAACATTGCACAAAAAAGATCAACCAAAG
- the LRRC74B gene encoding leucine-rich repeat-containing protein 74B isoform X5, producing the protein MENIRSWPPHSLCELYETKEPFDPTGRTRYIAACQLYRVVPISYFLRHMKDSELIMKHHGLGTQGAKALSLSLMTNTSIVKLNLSDNWLDGEGAAAVAEMLKENCYISDVDLSDNRLGVKGAEALSAMLLENTTVLTLKLSGNEFDDHAAKYLSDALPANNKMESLDLSHNMLGDTSGEVLGMAIAENSGLKELNISWNYFRSQGAAALARGFEANMFLRVLDLSYNGFSNNGAAALGEALKVNNVLEELNISNNRISLEGALRFAVGLKENQTLKRLNMARNPMQSEGCFGILKSIQANSGAVVEILDFSDIPVNKDFADLCDAVKMLLPNFQIRYGGNATLHKKDQPKVSQEFS; encoded by the exons ATGGAAAACATAAG ATCTTGGCCACCTCATTCATTGTGTGAGTTATATG AAACCAAGGAACCTTTTGACCCAACTGGAAGGACCAGATACATAGCAGCCTGCCAACTATATAGAGTGGTACCCATATCCTATTTCCTGCGTCACATGAAGGACTCTGAACTGATTATGAAGCACCATGGACTTGGCACACAG GGTGCCAAAGCTTTATCTCTTTCCTTGATGACCAACACCTCCATCGTAAAGTTAAACCTGAGTGATAATTGGCTGGATGGAGAAGGGGCAGCTGCAGTTGCAGAGATGTTAAAAGAAAACTGTTACATTTCAG atgttgaTTTATCTGACAACAGACTTGGAGTTAAAGGAGCCGAGGCCCTTTCTGCTATGCTTCTGGAGAATACTACAGTTCTTACCCTTAAACTTTCAGGAAATGAGTTTGATGACCATGCAGCTAAGTACCTATCTGATGCCCTCCCGGCTAACAATAAAATGGAATCTCTGGATCTGAGTCACAACATGCTTGGTGACACATCAG GTGAGGTTCTTGGAATGGCAATAGCAGAAAACTCTGGACTAAAGGAGCTTAATATCAGCTGGAACTACTTCCGTAGCCAAGGAGCAGCTGCCTTAGCCAGAGGCTTCGAG GCAAACATGTTTCTCAGAGTTCTGGACCTTTCCTACAATGGCTTCAGCAACAACGGAGCAGCTGCTCTGGGGGAGGCCCTTAAAGTCAACAATGTGCTGGAAGAGCTCAACATTAG CAATAACCGCATTTCATTGGAAGGAGCTCTGCGGTTTGCAGTAGGCCTGAAAGAAAACCAGACTCTGAAGAGACTTAAT ATGGCCAGAAATCCCATGCAGAGTGAAGGCTGCTTTGGGATTCTCAAATCTATACAAGCAAATTCTGGTGCCGTGGTAGAAATCTTGGACTTCTCA GACATCCCTGTGAACAAAGACTTTGCAGACCTGTGTGATGCTGTGAAAATGCTTTTGCCAAATTTTCAGATCAGATATGGTGGAAATGCAACATTGCACAAAAAAGATCAACCAAAG
- the LRRC74B gene encoding leucine-rich repeat-containing protein 74B isoform X6, with amino-acid sequence MKDSELIMKHHGLGTQGAKALSLSLMTNTSIVKLNLSDNWLDGEGAAAVAEMLKENCYISDVDLSDNRLGVKGAEALSAMLLENTTVLTLKLSGNEFDDHAAKYLSDALPANNKMESLDLSHNMLGDTSGEVLGMAIAENSGLKELNISWNYFRSQGAAALARGFEANMFLRVLDLSYNGFSNNGAAALGEALKVNNVLEELNISNNRISLEGALRFAVGLKENQTLKRLNMARNPMQSEGCFGILKSIQANSGAVVEILDFSDIPVNKDFADLCDAVKMLLPNFQIRYGGNATLHKKDQPKVSQEFS; translated from the exons ATGAAGGACTCTGAACTGATTATGAAGCACCATGGACTTGGCACACAG GGTGCCAAAGCTTTATCTCTTTCCTTGATGACCAACACCTCCATCGTAAAGTTAAACCTGAGTGATAATTGGCTGGATGGAGAAGGGGCAGCTGCAGTTGCAGAGATGTTAAAAGAAAACTGTTACATTTCAG atgttgaTTTATCTGACAACAGACTTGGAGTTAAAGGAGCCGAGGCCCTTTCTGCTATGCTTCTGGAGAATACTACAGTTCTTACCCTTAAACTTTCAGGAAATGAGTTTGATGACCATGCAGCTAAGTACCTATCTGATGCCCTCCCGGCTAACAATAAAATGGAATCTCTGGATCTGAGTCACAACATGCTTGGTGACACATCAG GTGAGGTTCTTGGAATGGCAATAGCAGAAAACTCTGGACTAAAGGAGCTTAATATCAGCTGGAACTACTTCCGTAGCCAAGGAGCAGCTGCCTTAGCCAGAGGCTTCGAG GCAAACATGTTTCTCAGAGTTCTGGACCTTTCCTACAATGGCTTCAGCAACAACGGAGCAGCTGCTCTGGGGGAGGCCCTTAAAGTCAACAATGTGCTGGAAGAGCTCAACATTAG CAATAACCGCATTTCATTGGAAGGAGCTCTGCGGTTTGCAGTAGGCCTGAAAGAAAACCAGACTCTGAAGAGACTTAAT ATGGCCAGAAATCCCATGCAGAGTGAAGGCTGCTTTGGGATTCTCAAATCTATACAAGCAAATTCTGGTGCCGTGGTAGAAATCTTGGACTTCTCA GACATCCCTGTGAACAAAGACTTTGCAGACCTGTGTGATGCTGTGAAAATGCTTTTGCCAAATTTTCAGATCAGATATGGTGGAAATGCAACATTGCACAAAAAAGATCAACCAAAG
- the LRRC74B gene encoding leucine-rich repeat-containing protein 74B isoform X3 yields MLPVPVRRERGPAPAAVVGVRPPSRPRAELRRGSVRSAASCGATVPRSVCERAVHQERDACNRTNTPDDSEGNESEEKADEDSEREEEWDTDLEIEETKEPFDPTGRTRYIAACQLYRVVPISYFLRHMKDSELIMKHHGLGTQGAKALSLSLMTNTSIVKLNLSDNWLDGEGAAAVAEMLKENCYISDVDLSDNRLGVKGAEALSAMLLENTTVLTLKLSGNEFDDHAAKYLSDALPANNKMESLDLSHNMLGDTSGEVLGMAIAENSGLKELNISWNYFRSQGAAALARGFEANMFLRVLDLSYNGFSNNGAAALGEALKVNNVLEELNISNNRISLEGALRFAVGLKENQTLKRLNMARNPMQSEGCFGILKSIQANSGAVVEILDFSPLCALIILETQPSTEL; encoded by the exons ATGCTGCCAGTGCCGGTGCGGAGAGAGCGGGGCCCGGCGCCCGCGGCGGTTGTTGGGGTCCGGCCACCCAGCCGGCCCCGGGCGGAGCTCCGCCGCGGCAGCGTGCGTTCCGCCGCCTCCTGCGGCGCG ACTGTCCCCAGGTCCGTTTGTGAGCGCGCTGTGCACCAGGAAAGAGATGCTTGTAACAGAACAAACACACCGGATGATTCGGAGGGGAATGAGAGTGAGGAGAAGGCTGATGAAGATAGCGAGAGGGAGGAAGAGTGGGATACTGACCTTGAAATAGAAG AAACCAAGGAACCTTTTGACCCAACTGGAAGGACCAGATACATAGCAGCCTGCCAACTATATAGAGTGGTACCCATATCCTATTTCCTGCGTCACATGAAGGACTCTGAACTGATTATGAAGCACCATGGACTTGGCACACAG GGTGCCAAAGCTTTATCTCTTTCCTTGATGACCAACACCTCCATCGTAAAGTTAAACCTGAGTGATAATTGGCTGGATGGAGAAGGGGCAGCTGCAGTTGCAGAGATGTTAAAAGAAAACTGTTACATTTCAG atgttgaTTTATCTGACAACAGACTTGGAGTTAAAGGAGCCGAGGCCCTTTCTGCTATGCTTCTGGAGAATACTACAGTTCTTACCCTTAAACTTTCAGGAAATGAGTTTGATGACCATGCAGCTAAGTACCTATCTGATGCCCTCCCGGCTAACAATAAAATGGAATCTCTGGATCTGAGTCACAACATGCTTGGTGACACATCAG GTGAGGTTCTTGGAATGGCAATAGCAGAAAACTCTGGACTAAAGGAGCTTAATATCAGCTGGAACTACTTCCGTAGCCAAGGAGCAGCTGCCTTAGCCAGAGGCTTCGAG GCAAACATGTTTCTCAGAGTTCTGGACCTTTCCTACAATGGCTTCAGCAACAACGGAGCAGCTGCTCTGGGGGAGGCCCTTAAAGTCAACAATGTGCTGGAAGAGCTCAACATTAG CAATAACCGCATTTCATTGGAAGGAGCTCTGCGGTTTGCAGTAGGCCTGAAAGAAAACCAGACTCTGAAGAGACTTAAT ATGGCCAGAAATCCCATGCAGAGTGAAGGCTGCTTTGGGATTCTCAAATCTATACAAGCAAATTCTGGTGCCGTGGTAGAAATCTTGGACTTCTCA CCACTTTGTGCTCTGATCATTCTAGAGACACAGCCCTCAACAGAGTTGTGA
- the LRRC74B gene encoding leucine-rich repeat-containing protein 74B isoform X2 — MLPVPVRRERGPAPAAVVGVRPPSRPRAELRRGSVRSAASCGATVPRSVCERAVHQERDACNRTNTPDDSEGNESEEKADEDSEREEEWDTDLEIEETKEPFDPTGRTRYIAACQLYRVVPISYFLRHMKDSELIMKHHGLGTQGAKALSLSLMTNTSIVKLNLSDNWLDGEGAAAVAEMLKENCYISDVDLSDNRLGVKGAEALSAMLLENTTVLTLKLSGNEFDDHAAKYLSDALPANNKMESLDLSHNMLGDTSGEVLGMAIAENSGLKELNISWNYFRSQGAAALARGFEANMFLRVLDLSYNGFSNNGAAALGEALKVNNVLEELNISNNRISLEGALRFAVGLKENQTLKRLNMARNPMQSEGCFGILKSIQANSGAVVEILDFSVFDVETSVQHAALTLPILPLSLLRAGLSV; from the exons ATGCTGCCAGTGCCGGTGCGGAGAGAGCGGGGCCCGGCGCCCGCGGCGGTTGTTGGGGTCCGGCCACCCAGCCGGCCCCGGGCGGAGCTCCGCCGCGGCAGCGTGCGTTCCGCCGCCTCCTGCGGCGCG ACTGTCCCCAGGTCCGTTTGTGAGCGCGCTGTGCACCAGGAAAGAGATGCTTGTAACAGAACAAACACACCGGATGATTCGGAGGGGAATGAGAGTGAGGAGAAGGCTGATGAAGATAGCGAGAGGGAGGAAGAGTGGGATACTGACCTTGAAATAGAAG AAACCAAGGAACCTTTTGACCCAACTGGAAGGACCAGATACATAGCAGCCTGCCAACTATATAGAGTGGTACCCATATCCTATTTCCTGCGTCACATGAAGGACTCTGAACTGATTATGAAGCACCATGGACTTGGCACACAG GGTGCCAAAGCTTTATCTCTTTCCTTGATGACCAACACCTCCATCGTAAAGTTAAACCTGAGTGATAATTGGCTGGATGGAGAAGGGGCAGCTGCAGTTGCAGAGATGTTAAAAGAAAACTGTTACATTTCAG atgttgaTTTATCTGACAACAGACTTGGAGTTAAAGGAGCCGAGGCCCTTTCTGCTATGCTTCTGGAGAATACTACAGTTCTTACCCTTAAACTTTCAGGAAATGAGTTTGATGACCATGCAGCTAAGTACCTATCTGATGCCCTCCCGGCTAACAATAAAATGGAATCTCTGGATCTGAGTCACAACATGCTTGGTGACACATCAG GTGAGGTTCTTGGAATGGCAATAGCAGAAAACTCTGGACTAAAGGAGCTTAATATCAGCTGGAACTACTTCCGTAGCCAAGGAGCAGCTGCCTTAGCCAGAGGCTTCGAG GCAAACATGTTTCTCAGAGTTCTGGACCTTTCCTACAATGGCTTCAGCAACAACGGAGCAGCTGCTCTGGGGGAGGCCCTTAAAGTCAACAATGTGCTGGAAGAGCTCAACATTAG CAATAACCGCATTTCATTGGAAGGAGCTCTGCGGTTTGCAGTAGGCCTGAAAGAAAACCAGACTCTGAAGAGACTTAAT ATGGCCAGAAATCCCATGCAGAGTGAAGGCTGCTTTGGGATTCTCAAATCTATACAAGCAAATTCTGGTGCCGTGGTAGAAATCTTGGACTTCTCA
- the LRRC74B gene encoding leucine-rich repeat-containing protein 74B isoform X4, giving the protein MLPVPVRRERGPAPAAVVGVRPPSRPRAELRRGSVRSAASCGATVPRSVCERAVHQERDACNRTNTPDDSEGNESEEKADEDSEREEEWDTDLEIEETKEPFDPTGRTRYIAACQLYRVVPISYFLRHMKDSELIMKHHGLGTQGAKALSLSLMTNTSIVKLNLSDNWLDGEGAAAVAEMLKENCYISDVDLSDNRLGVKGAEALSAMLLENTTVLTLKLSGNEFDDHAAKYLSDALPANNKMESLDLSHNMLGDTSGEVLGMAIAENSGLKELNISWNYFRSQGAAALARGFEANMFLRVLDLSYNGFSNNGAAALGEALKVNNVLEELNISNNRISLEGALRFAVGLKENQTLKRLNMARNPMQSEGCFGILKSIQANSGAVVEILDFSVSQEFS; this is encoded by the exons ATGCTGCCAGTGCCGGTGCGGAGAGAGCGGGGCCCGGCGCCCGCGGCGGTTGTTGGGGTCCGGCCACCCAGCCGGCCCCGGGCGGAGCTCCGCCGCGGCAGCGTGCGTTCCGCCGCCTCCTGCGGCGCG ACTGTCCCCAGGTCCGTTTGTGAGCGCGCTGTGCACCAGGAAAGAGATGCTTGTAACAGAACAAACACACCGGATGATTCGGAGGGGAATGAGAGTGAGGAGAAGGCTGATGAAGATAGCGAGAGGGAGGAAGAGTGGGATACTGACCTTGAAATAGAAG AAACCAAGGAACCTTTTGACCCAACTGGAAGGACCAGATACATAGCAGCCTGCCAACTATATAGAGTGGTACCCATATCCTATTTCCTGCGTCACATGAAGGACTCTGAACTGATTATGAAGCACCATGGACTTGGCACACAG GGTGCCAAAGCTTTATCTCTTTCCTTGATGACCAACACCTCCATCGTAAAGTTAAACCTGAGTGATAATTGGCTGGATGGAGAAGGGGCAGCTGCAGTTGCAGAGATGTTAAAAGAAAACTGTTACATTTCAG atgttgaTTTATCTGACAACAGACTTGGAGTTAAAGGAGCCGAGGCCCTTTCTGCTATGCTTCTGGAGAATACTACAGTTCTTACCCTTAAACTTTCAGGAAATGAGTTTGATGACCATGCAGCTAAGTACCTATCTGATGCCCTCCCGGCTAACAATAAAATGGAATCTCTGGATCTGAGTCACAACATGCTTGGTGACACATCAG GTGAGGTTCTTGGAATGGCAATAGCAGAAAACTCTGGACTAAAGGAGCTTAATATCAGCTGGAACTACTTCCGTAGCCAAGGAGCAGCTGCCTTAGCCAGAGGCTTCGAG GCAAACATGTTTCTCAGAGTTCTGGACCTTTCCTACAATGGCTTCAGCAACAACGGAGCAGCTGCTCTGGGGGAGGCCCTTAAAGTCAACAATGTGCTGGAAGAGCTCAACATTAG CAATAACCGCATTTCATTGGAAGGAGCTCTGCGGTTTGCAGTAGGCCTGAAAGAAAACCAGACTCTGAAGAGACTTAAT ATGGCCAGAAATCCCATGCAGAGTGAAGGCTGCTTTGGGATTCTCAAATCTATACAAGCAAATTCTGGTGCCGTGGTAGAAATCTTGGACTTCTCA